The proteins below are encoded in one region of Spirochaetota bacterium:
- a CDS encoding DUF115 domain-containing protein — MNYLSNKKINLNIIFLTLINKKYKKENFDDLQLNINKIYFNREIEIKTKQSFIEIINSNSYLNIVLIGKFETILKLSYFFNNLSNKNKKYIFIILEKYHEKGLIKEKLEKNNSNFNLLELSINNRDDYNKLNTFNFEDIILLFSSDLEEILNFIESIKFPSCNIFITPELFQILDKIKPFYDEIISLINKKKINIETAKKFGKRWIINILKNHKYYLTYPNVAILKNIGDKIPCLIIGAGNSLYKNIELIKKLKDKFIIISVDTAFRVLVKYKIYPDFVVSFDAQSINNSYILSIQNKISKDKLPICIVPPTINPIFLKKYKGVIIFTSIFFHPIPIFDKFKNKKCIELSSGGTVTSAAYDLAKLFNSPIKYLIGLDLAYTDNLLHSKNCLYEDIFYYFDNYKKTYIDIISKIMLKNSPFKFKNLKGEIVRTDVKFEMFSYWFSNYIDNKTYFLTNDVLFNEKFIYKNPENIIKYKFDRFSLQRKRHIKNLIKKIKIEYENIKKDKSTKVQLFDKEAYSNYIKKLKEELNQLKTLIENIIYLYQKIFEYKKNDLSIDSILLQLNFLEDKISNYQEGFKIINLTIQKEILDIEFCKFFDSEKFLYNSLNFYKNIYKSLDKILYILEN, encoded by the coding sequence ATGAATTATCTTTCAAATAAAAAAATTAACTTAAATATTATTTTTCTTACACTTATAAATAAAAAATATAAAAAAGAAAACTTTGATGATTTACAACTAAACATTAATAAAATATATTTTAATAGGGAAATTGAAATAAAAACTAAGCAATCATTCATAGAAATAATTAATTCAAATTCATATTTAAATATAGTTTTAATTGGCAAATTTGAAACTATTCTAAAACTTAGTTATTTTTTTAATAATTTAAGTAATAAAAACAAAAAATATATTTTTATTATATTAGAAAAATATCACGAAAAGGGACTTATTAAAGAAAAATTAGAAAAAAATAATAGCAATTTTAATTTATTAGAATTATCTATAAATAATAGAGATGATTATAATAAATTAAACACTTTTAACTTTGAAGATATAATTTTATTGTTTTCATCAGATTTGGAAGAAATTTTAAATTTTATAGAATCCATAAAATTTCCATCTTGCAATATTTTCATTACTCCAGAACTTTTTCAAATTCTTGATAAAATTAAACCTTTTTATGATGAAATTATTTCTTTAATAAACAAAAAAAAGATAAATATTGAAACTGCTAAAAAATTTGGTAAAAGATGGATAATTAATATATTAAAAAATCATAAATATTATTTAACCTACCCAAATGTAGCTATATTAAAAAATATTGGGGATAAAATTCCATGCTTAATTATTGGTGCTGGAAATTCCTTATATAAAAATATCGAATTAATAAAAAAATTAAAAGACAAATTTATCATAATATCTGTAGATACTGCATTTAGAGTATTAGTAAAATACAAAATTTATCCAGATTTCGTTGTATCTTTCGATGCTCAAAGCATAAATAATTCTTACATTTTATCTATTCAAAATAAAATATCCAAAGATAAATTGCCAATTTGTATTGTTCCACCAACTATTAATCCAATTTTTTTAAAAAAATACAAAGGTGTAATAATTTTTACCTCTATTTTTTTTCATCCAATACCTATATTTGATAAATTTAAAAATAAAAAATGTATAGAACTTTCTTCTGGTGGTACAGTAACTTCAGCAGCCTATGACCTTGCAAAACTGTTTAACTCACCAATTAAATATTTAATAGGACTTGATTTAGCATATACAGATAATTTGTTACATTCAAAAAATTGTCTTTATGAAGATATTTTTTATTATTTTGATAATTATAAAAAAACTTATATCGATATAATATCAAAAATTATGTTAAAAAATTCACCTTTTAAATTTAAAAATTTGAAAGGGGAAATAGTAAGAACAGATGTAAAATTTGAAATGTTTTCATATTGGTTTTCAAATTATATTGATAATAAAACATATTTTCTTACAAATGATGTTTTGTTTAATGAAAAATTTATCTATAAAAATCCAGAAAATATTATTAAATATAAATTTGATAGATTTTCCCTCCAAAGAAAAAGACATATTAAAAATTTAATAAAAAAAATAAAAATAGAATATGAAAATATTAAAAAAGATAAGAGTACAAAAGTTCAACTTTTTGATAAAGAAGCATATAGTAATTATATAAAAAAATTAAAGGAAGAACTAAATCAACTAAAAACTTTAATTGAAAATATAATATATCTTTATCAAAAAATATTTGAATATAAAAAAAATGATTTAAGTATTGATTCTATTTTATTACAACTAAATTTTTTAGAAGATAAAATCTCAAATTATCAAGAAGGATTTAAAATTATAAATTTAACTATTCAAAAAGAAATACTTGATATTGAATTTTGTAAATTTTTTGATAGTGAAAAATTTTTATATAATTCACTAAATTTTTATAAAAATATTTATAAAAGTCTTGATAAAATTCTTTACATTTTAGAAAATTAA
- a CDS encoding transpeptidase family protein, producing the protein MLIQFEERLKKFILFILILFVIIFIRYFYIFSKYKFLKNENLYITSITKRGLIFDRDGVLIAGNYKYKSVFIDPSNVNLEKDKQIISDLEDILSINKNNLIEEIKTKSKNRFLWIKRFLTEDEYNNLKEKKLKKVYFKDEYKRVYPQGELFSNVIGFCNIYLQGMEGIEYFANNILYNSENKIYSTIDSNIQFFLYSILKKRFEEEQPQWCGVIVQDALNGEILGAVKFPTYDPELYYLFNMEQIKNNLFIDSYEPGSAFKVFTFSCLFEYGLINLNFKDYCTGYYKLTENIKIQDLTEHGNIDLIKTFKYSCNYGTIKLAENLNKETFFKFLQTLNFGSITGIEFPGETKGILKTPKNWTKMTKAIINIGQEIGVSAIQMISAFSSIINGGNYFSPKLIKKIEYSGGGIKEEKPIVLHKTVSENTSEFIKKLLIEGISKDSTGREAFINLEGVQIGGKTGTAQIPDPKGGYFKDKNLASFLGFFNYKNRLYSIYIIFYDPKKNIYGGSVAAPVFKEIVIKLKNYIDIKENRVEIKKDIQSIIEEFSNYKKVEDIYLNSNGKLPSFVNLTLKEAIYLANLLKIKVKVFGSGFVYYQSIEPGEDLKNIKYLILKLKEENY; encoded by the coding sequence ATGCTTATACAATTTGAGGAAAGATTAAAAAAATTTATTTTATTCATACTTATTCTATTTGTTATTATTTTTATTAGATATTTTTATATTTTTTCAAAATATAAATTTCTAAAAAATGAAAATTTATATATCACATCAATTACAAAAAGAGGACTTATATTTGATAGAGATGGAGTCTTAATTGCAGGCAATTATAAGTATAAATCTGTTTTTATTGATCCTTCAAATGTTAATCTAGAAAAAGATAAACAAATAATTAGTGATCTAGAAGATATATTATCAATTAATAAAAATAATTTAATAGAAGAAATAAAAACAAAAAGTAAAAATAGATTTTTATGGATAAAAAGATTTCTTACTGAAGATGAATATAATAATTTAAAAGAAAAAAAATTAAAGAAAGTTTACTTTAAAGATGAATATAAAAGAGTTTATCCTCAAGGAGAATTATTTTCAAATGTAATAGGTTTTTGCAATATTTATCTTCAGGGTATGGAAGGTATTGAGTATTTTGCTAATAACATATTATACAATTCTGAAAATAAAATTTATAGTACAATAGATTCAAATATACAATTCTTTTTATACTCAATACTAAAAAAAAGATTTGAAGAAGAACAACCTCAATGGTGTGGAGTTATAGTTCAAGATGCTTTAAATGGAGAGATATTAGGAGCAGTTAAATTTCCAACTTATGATCCTGAACTTTACTATCTATTTAATATGGAGCAAATTAAAAACAATTTATTCATTGATTCATATGAACCTGGTTCTGCCTTTAAAGTTTTTACCTTTTCATGTCTTTTTGAATATGGGTTAATTAACTTAAATTTTAAAGATTATTGTACTGGTTATTATAAATTAACTGAAAATATTAAAATACAAGATTTAACAGAGCATGGCAATATAGATCTTATAAAAACTTTTAAATACTCATGCAATTATGGAACTATTAAATTAGCTGAAAACTTAAATAAAGAAACCTTTTTTAAATTTTTACAAACTCTAAATTTTGGTTCAATTACTGGTATAGAGTTTCCTGGTGAAACAAAAGGAATTTTAAAAACTCCCAAAAACTGGACCAAAATGACTAAAGCAATAATAAATATTGGTCAGGAAATAGGTGTTTCTGCAATTCAAATGATATCAGCTTTTTCCTCTATAATAAATGGAGGAAACTATTTTTCTCCTAAATTAATAAAAAAAATAGAATACTCTGGTGGAGGAATTAAAGAAGAAAAACCTATAGTTCTACATAAAACTGTTTCTGAAAATACTTCTGAATTTATTAAAAAGTTACTAATTGAAGGAATCTCTAAAGACTCGACAGGAAGAGAAGCTTTTATAAATCTTGAAGGGGTCCAAATAGGTGGAAAAACTGGAACAGCTCAAATACCTGATCCTAAAGGAGGATATTTTAAAGATAAAAACTTAGCTTCATTTTTAGGTTTTTTCAACTATAAAAATAGATTGTATTCTATTTATATTATATTCTACGATCCCAAAAAAAATATCTATGGAGGATCTGTTGCTGCACCAGTATTTAAAGAGATAGTTATTAAGCTAAAAAATTATATTGATATTAAAGAAAATAGAGTAGAAATAAAAAAAGATATTCAAAGCATTATAGAAGAATTTTCAAATTACAAAAAGGTTGAAGATATTTATTTAAACTCAAATGGCAAGCTTCCTTCATTTGTTAATCTTACATTAAAAGAAGCCATTTATCTTGCAAATCTATTAAAAATTAAAGTTAAAGTTTTTGGTTCAGGCTTTGTATATTATCAAAGCATTGAACCAGGGGAAGATCTTAAAAATATTAAATACCTTATTTTAAAATTAAAAGAGGAAAATTATTAG
- a CDS encoding DRTGG domain-containing protein — MKLSIIKEKLNLIHVNPDVDIKNFDVSWGYCSDLLSDVIANIESNYLWITIQKHPNIIAVATLKDIAGIILSNNTDPDPETIIKASENDIPIFKTTKSSFEISGEIYKLITENKN; from the coding sequence ATGAAATTATCAATTATAAAAGAAAAATTAAATCTAATCCATGTTAACCCTGATGTAGATATTAAAAATTTTGATGTATCATGGGGTTACTGCTCTGATTTACTATCTGATGTTATTGCAAATATAGAATCAAACTATCTATGGATAACAATCCAGAAGCATCCAAATATAATTGCTGTAGCTACTTTAAAAGATATTGCAGGAATTATACTATCAAATAATACTGATCCAGATCCTGAAACTATAATAAAAGCTTCAGAAAATGATATACCAATTTTTAAGACTACAAAATCCTCATTTGAAATATCTGGAGAGATTTATAAATTAATAACTGAAAACAAAAATTAA
- a CDS encoding RidA family protein, giving the protein MSKEIIYSKNAPEAIGPYSQAVVVGKLIFISGQLPINPQTKELIKNNIKEATEQILINISNILKEKNLTLNNIIKTTIFLKDLSTFQAVNEVYSKYFKNDFPARSTIEVSKLPKEADIEIEAIAFID; this is encoded by the coding sequence ATGAGCAAAGAAATTATTTACTCAAAAAATGCCCCTGAAGCAATTGGTCCATATTCTCAAGCTGTTGTTGTTGGTAAACTAATATTTATTTCAGGCCAATTACCAATAAACCCGCAAACAAAAGAATTAATAAAAAATAATATAAAAGAAGCTACTGAACAGATTTTAATTAATATTTCAAATATTTTAAAGGAGAAAAATCTAACTCTGAACAATATTATAAAAACAACTATTTTTTTAAAAGACCTTTCAACTTTTCAAGCGGTAAACGAAGTATATTCAAAATACTTCAAAAATGATTTCCCTGCAAGAAGCACTATAGAAGTATCTAAGCTACCAAAAGAAGCAGACATAGAAATAGAAGCTATTGCCTTTATTGATTAA